The following proteins come from a genomic window of Nocardiopsis sp. YSL2:
- a CDS encoding SDR family oxidoreductase, producing the protein MRVCLEVLRAAEELPVDHPDSRTLQQSTAKLFKFLKEQRRRDRRAAAQAHDSAVFAATATAAPDRIDDETNGRALTSGASGALAGVLVKPRPCYVCKQKYTEVDAFYHQLCPSCAAFNRQRRAARTDLTGRRALLTGGRAKIGMYIALRLLRDGAHTTITTRFPNDAVRRFAAMPDSGDWLHRLDVVGIDLRDPAQVLRLADTVAERGPLDILINNAAQTVRRSPASYAPLLEAEAQPLTGEDLPVPLVLGGVRPRALEEASEEGAEVAAHALTPQMLTSLALTTGSASFDRVRAGTAIDAGGLVPDLAPVNSWTQRIGGIDPVEMLEVQLCNVSAPFLLVDRLRSALAASKARRSYIVNVSAMEGVFNRGYKGPGHPHTNMAKSALNQLTRTSAQEMLESDGILMTAVDTGWITDERPHPEKERLAEAGFHAPLDLEDGAARVYDPIVRGELGEDLYGCFLKDYAPANW; encoded by the coding sequence ATGCGCGTGTGCCTGGAGGTGCTCCGGGCGGCCGAGGAGCTGCCCGTCGACCACCCCGACTCGCGCACGCTCCAGCAGTCCACCGCGAAGCTGTTCAAGTTCCTCAAGGAGCAGCGGCGCCGCGACCGCCGGGCGGCCGCGCAGGCGCACGACTCCGCGGTCTTCGCCGCCACCGCCACGGCCGCGCCGGACCGCATCGACGACGAGACCAACGGCCGCGCGCTCACCAGCGGAGCGAGCGGGGCGCTGGCGGGCGTGCTCGTCAAACCGCGGCCCTGCTACGTCTGCAAGCAGAAGTACACCGAGGTCGACGCGTTCTACCACCAGCTCTGCCCGTCGTGCGCGGCGTTCAACCGGCAGCGCCGGGCCGCGCGCACCGACCTGACCGGCCGACGGGCGCTGCTCACCGGCGGGCGGGCCAAGATCGGGATGTACATCGCGCTGCGGCTGCTGCGCGACGGCGCCCACACCACCATCACCACGCGCTTCCCCAACGACGCCGTGCGCCGGTTCGCGGCGATGCCGGACAGCGGCGACTGGCTGCACCGCCTGGACGTGGTCGGCATCGACCTGCGCGACCCCGCGCAGGTGCTGCGGTTGGCGGACACGGTGGCCGAGCGGGGCCCCCTGGACATCCTCATCAACAACGCCGCCCAGACCGTGCGCCGCTCGCCCGCCTCCTACGCGCCACTCCTGGAGGCCGAGGCCCAGCCGCTCACGGGCGAGGACCTGCCCGTGCCGCTGGTGCTGGGCGGGGTGCGCCCGCGCGCCCTGGAGGAGGCGTCGGAGGAGGGCGCGGAGGTGGCCGCGCACGCGCTGACCCCGCAGATGCTCACGTCGCTGGCGCTGACCACCGGATCGGCCTCCTTCGACCGCGTGCGGGCCGGGACGGCGATCGACGCCGGCGGCCTGGTACCCGACCTCGCCCCGGTCAACAGCTGGACCCAGCGGATCGGCGGGATCGACCCCGTCGAGATGCTGGAGGTGCAGCTGTGCAACGTGAGCGCGCCGTTCCTGCTGGTGGACCGGCTGCGTTCCGCCCTGGCGGCGTCGAAGGCGCGCCGCAGCTACATCGTCAACGTGTCGGCGATGGAGGGTGTCTTCAACCGCGGGTACAAGGGTCCCGGACACCCGCACACGAACATGGCGAAATCCGCGTTGAACCAGCTCACCCGGACCAGCGCGCAGGAGATGCTGGAGTCCGACGGCATCCTCATGACCGCCGTGGACACCGGGTGGATCACCGACGAGCGCCCGCACCCGGAGAAGGAGCGGCTGGCCGAGGCCGGGTTCCACGCCCCGCTGGACCTGGAGGACGGGGCCGCGCGCGTGTACGACCCCATCGTCCGGGGCGAGCTCGGCGAGGACCTGTACGGCTGCTTCCTCAAGGACTACGCCCCGGCCAACTGGTAG
- a CDS encoding DUF6221 family protein, producing the protein MTIVEFLSARLDEDERASKAVPVGSRGRERALAEVAAKRKIVRGYAEAHSTSMRLLDSPSAVNGADPWSELLAWRLAVKYLATVYRSHPEYDRSWEG; encoded by the coding sequence TTGACCATCGTCGAGTTCCTGAGCGCCCGCCTTGACGAGGACGAACGGGCGTCGAAGGCCGTACCCGTCGGTTCCCGCGGCCGCGAGCGGGCGCTCGCGGAGGTCGCGGCCAAGCGCAAGATCGTCCGAGGCTACGCCGAGGCGCACTCCACGAGCATGCGCCTGCTGGACTCGCCCTCCGCCGTCAACGGCGCCGACCCCTGGTCCGAACTGCTGGCCTGGCGGCTGGCCGTGAAGTACCTGGCGACCGTGTACCGGTCGCACCCGGAGTACGACCGCTCCTGGGAGGGGTGA
- a CDS encoding zinc-binding dehydrogenase, with protein MATMRAARLNVTTRTLEVTDVPRPVPGRDQVLVRVKAAGVCLSDVHLVDGSLAPLHLDGDTVTLGHEVSGVVEELGPEVLDVGVGDRVALQAGEHDRHGQVLTRGVDYDGGWAEYALAAADTLVPIPDALPFDEAAIIPDAVSTPWAAVTSSGDVRPAEAVCVWGVGGLGAHAVQLLRLVGAAPIIAADPDAQARARALDYGADEALDSTAEDFLTRIGQLTHGRGLDAAFDFAGVPVVREQAVKVLGEHGRLVLVGLTNRPLEVADGTRFSYLRQQILGHYGSEPEHVVQLVDLVEAGRLEFSRSISGSLPLEQAPEAVERLRKRIGSPVRIVLRP; from the coding sequence ATGGCCACCATGCGCGCGGCCCGGTTGAACGTGACGACCCGGACCCTGGAGGTCACCGACGTGCCCCGGCCGGTCCCGGGCCGGGACCAGGTCCTGGTGCGCGTGAAGGCGGCGGGCGTGTGCCTGTCGGACGTGCACCTCGTCGACGGCTCCCTCGCCCCGCTCCACCTCGACGGCGACACGGTCACCCTCGGCCACGAGGTGTCGGGGGTCGTGGAGGAGCTGGGGCCGGAGGTCCTCGACGTGGGTGTGGGCGACCGGGTGGCGCTCCAGGCCGGTGAGCACGACCGCCACGGCCAGGTCCTCACCCGCGGCGTGGACTACGACGGCGGCTGGGCGGAGTACGCGCTGGCCGCGGCGGACACGCTCGTGCCGATCCCCGACGCGCTGCCCTTCGACGAGGCGGCGATCATCCCCGACGCGGTCTCCACACCGTGGGCGGCGGTGACCAGTAGCGGAGACGTCCGTCCGGCCGAGGCGGTGTGCGTGTGGGGCGTCGGCGGCCTGGGCGCGCACGCCGTGCAGCTGCTGCGGCTGGTCGGCGCGGCCCCGATCATCGCCGCGGACCCCGACGCGCAGGCGCGCGCCCGGGCGCTGGACTACGGCGCCGACGAGGCCCTGGACTCCACCGCCGAGGACTTCCTCACCAGGATCGGCCAGCTCACCCACGGGCGCGGTCTGGACGCCGCCTTCGACTTCGCCGGGGTACCGGTGGTGCGGGAGCAGGCGGTCAAGGTGCTCGGCGAGCACGGCCGCCTCGTGCTGGTGGGCCTCACCAACCGCCCGCTGGAGGTGGCCGACGGGACCCGCTTCAGCTACCTGCGCCAGCAGATCCTCGGCCACTACGGTTCGGAGCCCGAGCACGTGGTGCAGCTGGTGGACCTGGTCGAGGCCGGCCGGCTGGAGTTCAGCCGCTCCATCAGCGGCTCCCTGCCCCTGGAACAGGCCCCGGAGGCGGTGGAGCGGCTCCGGAAGCGGATCGGCTCGCCGGTCCGGATCGTGCTGCGTCCCTGA
- a CDS encoding glutamate ABC transporter substrate-binding protein, with amino-acid sequence MRYRHRRTVAAAALAAVAVLGLPACSAVVGEEPSLADADALTVGVKYDQPGLGLEGENGEFTGFDVDVALYIADKLGVAAEDVEFVGLVSSEREDKLISGEVDMVLATYSITPARKTEVTFGGPYYVAKQDLLVRADATDIQSVRDLEGRSVCQGKGSNSARRITEGLGIDVRQTDAPSYSACIDRLREGDVDAVSTDNLILAGFLAEDPSAFRFVNNPFTDEKYGVGLPYGDVRACEAVNKAVSEMYLDGTAAELLDTWFGETDLQVTTSVPQFEGCN; translated from the coding sequence ATGAGGTACCGACACCGCCGCACCGTCGCCGCGGCCGCCCTGGCCGCCGTGGCGGTGCTGGGACTGCCCGCCTGCTCCGCGGTGGTGGGCGAGGAGCCGTCGCTGGCCGACGCCGACGCGCTGACCGTGGGCGTCAAGTACGACCAGCCCGGGCTCGGACTGGAGGGCGAGAACGGCGAGTTCACGGGCTTCGACGTGGACGTGGCCCTCTACATCGCCGACAAGCTGGGGGTGGCGGCCGAGGACGTCGAGTTCGTGGGCCTGGTCTCCAGCGAGCGCGAGGACAAGCTGATCAGCGGTGAGGTCGACATGGTGTTGGCCACCTACTCGATCACGCCGGCCCGCAAGACCGAGGTGACGTTCGGCGGGCCCTACTACGTGGCCAAGCAGGACCTGCTGGTGCGGGCCGACGCCACCGACATCCAGAGCGTGCGGGACCTGGAGGGGCGCAGCGTGTGCCAGGGGAAGGGCTCGAACTCGGCCCGGCGCATCACCGAGGGCCTGGGGATCGACGTGCGGCAGACGGACGCGCCGAGCTACAGCGCGTGCATCGACCGACTGCGCGAGGGGGACGTGGACGCCGTGTCGACCGACAACCTCATCCTGGCCGGTTTCCTGGCCGAGGACCCGTCGGCCTTCCGGTTCGTCAACAACCCGTTCACGGACGAGAAGTACGGCGTGGGGCTGCCGTACGGGGACGTGCGGGCCTGCGAGGCGGTGAACAAGGCGGTCAGCGAGATGTACCTGGACGGGACCGCGGCCGAGCTGCTGGACACCTGGTTCGGCGAGACGGACCTGCAGGTCACCACGAGCGTGCCGCAGTTCGAGGGCTGCAACTGA
- a CDS encoding serine/threonine-protein kinase has product MTQCTTPGCRGRIEDGFCGVCGLAPVDAVAASGPQQPLRRPVSGPQASLRPWPQSGPQRSFGSVPPNEAPDQWLTATSGSDPVHSHPVSGNVKLSGRSGPGSTAGTVHSGGSSRSSRRSDRGMLGAGMVEVPVVPYRDPAEAVMADPVVSEKNRFCGNCGEKVGRSRGDQPGRTEGFCRKCGTQFSFTPKLVNGDQVGGQYEVLGCLAHGGLGWIYLARDRNVNDRWVVLKGLLNAGDAEAHKAAAAERAFLSEVEHPNIVKIINFSQHPDPRTGIPGGHIVMEYVGGKSLRELLIERREQGTGDEVLPVDQVIAYGLESLRALGYLHSKGLLYCDFKPDNVIQSEEQIKLIDLGGVRRMDDTLSPVYTTPGYRVPEDELRGPGPTISADLYSVGRALAVLSFRFSFMREHPHSLPPRESVPLLQRYESFDRLLRRATHRDIERRFHDAGDMADQLTGVLREVLSDLQGTPHPAPSSLFGGENFTGATESGAHNADRMLSPPSPTEAATLLPSPLIDPADPAAQHLRGFSSLAADELVPALHAMPAPTPETRLMLTRTLLTAGRHGEAMDVLQRFAEAVPGDWRTMWYLAVAELSTGRFHEAREHFDELYDHLPGEIAPKLGLAIACERVGEHETAARQYQTVWGTDHSFVSAAFGLARIRLAQGDRSAAIAVLDTVPELSSLYVQAQTALIAVLATPQRVTDAGDFVQAGRRLERIGLDGESADRLATRVLEAALAWLGTGGRAPEGLSLLGDRFTGHGVRTNLDRRYRVLASRATRASERYELVDKANSLRPVTLL; this is encoded by the coding sequence ATGACCCAGTGCACGACCCCCGGCTGCCGGGGCCGGATCGAGGACGGCTTCTGCGGCGTGTGCGGACTGGCGCCCGTCGACGCGGTCGCCGCCTCGGGCCCGCAGCAGCCCCTGCGGAGGCCCGTCTCGGGTCCGCAGGCGTCCCTGCGTCCCTGGCCGCAGTCCGGGCCGCAGCGGTCCTTCGGCTCCGTTCCGCCGAACGAGGCCCCCGACCAGTGGCTGACCGCCACCTCCGGCAGCGACCCCGTTCACTCGCACCCCGTCTCGGGCAACGTCAAGCTCTCCGGCCGCTCCGGCCCCGGAAGCACCGCCGGTACCGTGCACAGCGGCGGGTCGTCGCGGTCCAGCCGCCGGTCGGACCGCGGCATGCTCGGCGCGGGCATGGTCGAGGTCCCCGTGGTGCCCTACCGGGACCCCGCCGAGGCCGTCATGGCCGACCCCGTGGTCTCCGAGAAGAACCGGTTCTGCGGCAACTGCGGCGAGAAGGTCGGCCGGTCGCGGGGTGACCAGCCCGGGCGCACCGAGGGGTTCTGCCGCAAGTGCGGGACGCAGTTCTCCTTCACCCCCAAGCTGGTCAACGGCGATCAGGTCGGCGGCCAGTACGAGGTGCTCGGCTGCCTGGCGCACGGCGGACTGGGCTGGATCTACCTCGCCCGCGACCGCAACGTCAACGACCGCTGGGTCGTGCTCAAGGGCCTGCTCAACGCCGGCGACGCCGAGGCGCACAAGGCCGCGGCGGCCGAACGGGCCTTCCTGTCGGAGGTCGAGCACCCCAACATCGTCAAGATCATCAACTTCTCCCAGCACCCCGATCCCCGTACCGGGATCCCGGGCGGGCACATCGTGATGGAGTACGTCGGCGGCAAGTCCCTGCGCGAACTCCTGATCGAGCGACGCGAACAGGGCACCGGCGACGAGGTGCTGCCCGTCGACCAGGTGATCGCCTACGGCCTGGAATCGCTGCGGGCGCTCGGCTACCTGCACAGCAAGGGCCTGCTCTACTGCGACTTCAAGCCCGACAACGTCATCCAGAGCGAGGAGCAGATCAAGCTCATCGACCTGGGCGGCGTGCGCCGGATGGACGACACCCTGAGCCCCGTCTACACCACCCCGGGCTACCGGGTGCCCGAGGACGAGCTGCGCGGCCCCGGGCCCACGATCAGCGCCGACCTGTACTCCGTCGGCCGCGCGCTCGCCGTCCTGAGCTTCCGGTTCAGCTTCATGCGCGAGCACCCGCACAGCCTCCCGCCGCGTGAGAGCGTGCCCCTGCTGCAGCGCTACGAGTCCTTCGACCGCCTGCTCCGGCGCGCCACCCACCGCGACATCGAGCGGCGCTTCCACGACGCCGGGGACATGGCCGACCAGCTGACCGGTGTCCTGCGCGAGGTCCTGTCGGACCTGCAGGGGACACCGCATCCGGCGCCCTCGTCCCTGTTCGGCGGGGAGAACTTCACGGGGGCCACTGAGTCCGGCGCCCACAACGCCGACCGCATGCTCAGCCCGCCCTCGCCCACCGAGGCGGCGACGCTGCTGCCCAGCCCGCTGATCGACCCCGCCGACCCCGCCGCCCAGCACCTGCGGGGCTTCTCCTCGCTGGCCGCGGACGAACTCGTGCCCGCGCTGCACGCCATGCCGGCCCCCACGCCGGAGACCAGGCTGATGCTGACCCGCACCCTGCTCACCGCCGGTCGGCACGGCGAGGCCATGGACGTCCTGCAGAGGTTCGCCGAGGCCGTCCCCGGCGACTGGCGCACGATGTGGTACCTCGCCGTCGCCGAACTGAGCACCGGGCGCTTCCACGAGGCACGCGAACACTTCGACGAGCTCTACGACCACCTGCCCGGGGAGATCGCGCCCAAGCTCGGCCTGGCCATCGCCTGCGAGCGCGTCGGCGAGCACGAGACGGCCGCGCGCCAGTACCAGACCGTCTGGGGCACCGACCACTCCTTCGTCAGCGCCGCCTTCGGACTGGCGCGCATCCGGCTGGCCCAGGGCGACCGGAGCGCGGCCATCGCGGTGCTGGACACCGTGCCCGAGCTGTCGAGCCTGTACGTGCAGGCGCAGACCGCACTCATCGCGGTGCTCGCCACACCCCAGCGCGTCACCGACGCCGGTGACTTCGTCCAGGCCGGCCGCCGCCTGGAGCGGATCGGGTTGGACGGCGAGTCCGCGGACCGGCTGGCCACGCGGGTCCTGGAGGCCGCGCTGGCCTGGCTGGGTACGGGCGGCCGGGCCCCGGAGGGGCTCTCGCTGCTCGGCGACCGCTTCACCGGGCACGGTGTCCGGACCAATCTGGACCGGCGGTACCGGGTTCTGGCCTCCCGCGCGACCCGGGCGTCCGAGCGGTACGAACTCGTCGACAAGGCCAATTCCCTGCGTCCCGTGACGCTGCTGTGA
- a CDS encoding FHA domain-containing protein, whose protein sequence is MPSCPSGHHSRATDFCDVCGLRFQAYTPAPVPPPQRQPQYGQPPRPRSVPPSVPPSAPPPPAARPPAATRGGPCPECRTPRAGRFCEECGYDFASQSGAHQRRHSGPGSSGSGAYWRAIVAADPAYYQYMVDQGMLDPAQIPFPSNNQQRRVPLTGDRVHIGRRSASRGFTPEIDLGGPGGDPAISHIHAILVAKPGETWAVVDPGSTNGTTINGTANPIAHNVEVPLHSSDRIYVGAWTVIILQKG, encoded by the coding sequence ATGCCGAGTTGCCCTTCCGGGCACCACTCCAGGGCGACCGACTTCTGCGACGTCTGCGGACTGCGCTTCCAGGCGTACACCCCCGCGCCCGTCCCACCCCCGCAGCGTCAGCCGCAGTACGGCCAGCCGCCCCGGCCCCGGTCCGTGCCCCCGTCGGTGCCGCCGTCCGCTCCGCCTCCCCCGGCGGCGCGGCCCCCGGCCGCGACCAGGGGAGGCCCCTGCCCCGAGTGCAGGACCCCCCGGGCGGGGCGCTTCTGCGAGGAGTGCGGCTACGACTTCGCCTCACAGTCCGGCGCCCACCAGCGTCGGCACTCCGGCCCCGGATCGAGCGGGAGCGGGGCGTACTGGCGGGCGATCGTGGCCGCCGACCCGGCGTACTACCAGTACATGGTCGACCAGGGCATGCTCGACCCCGCGCAGATCCCGTTCCCGTCCAACAACCAGCAGCGCCGGGTGCCGCTCACGGGCGACCGGGTGCACATCGGCCGCCGGAGCGCGTCGCGGGGCTTCACGCCCGAGATCGACCTCGGCGGTCCCGGCGGCGATCCGGCGATCTCCCACATCCACGCCATCCTCGTCGCCAAACCCGGGGAGACCTGGGCCGTGGTCGACCCCGGGTCGACCAACGGGACCACCATCAACGGCACGGCCAACCCCATCGCCCACAACGTGGAGGTTCCCCTGCACTCCAGTGACCGCATCTACGTCGGCGCGTGGACCGTCATCATCCTCCAGAAGGGGTGA
- the idi gene encoding isopentenyl-diphosphate Delta-isomerase, with protein MIQPTTAAPERVVLLDERHERVGVADKATVHTSDTPLHLAFSCYVRDADGRVLVTRRALGKTTWPGVWTNSCCGHPSPEEDLETAVRRRVGQELGIALTDVRPALPDFRYRAVSAEGIVENEFCPVFWARTTDVPDPDPAEVAEVAWTGWGDLVVLAERTPWTLSPWAVEQIPRMDAAFGGAPTA; from the coding sequence GTGATCCAGCCGACGACCGCCGCCCCGGAGCGCGTGGTGCTGCTCGACGAGCGGCACGAGCGCGTGGGCGTCGCGGACAAGGCCACCGTGCACACCAGCGACACCCCTCTCCACCTGGCGTTCTCCTGCTACGTCCGGGACGCCGACGGACGCGTCCTGGTCACCCGCCGCGCCCTGGGCAAGACCACCTGGCCGGGGGTGTGGACCAACAGTTGCTGCGGCCATCCGTCTCCGGAGGAGGACCTGGAGACGGCCGTGCGGCGCCGCGTCGGCCAGGAGCTGGGTATCGCGCTCACCGACGTGCGTCCCGCCCTTCCCGACTTCCGCTACCGCGCGGTGTCGGCCGAGGGCATCGTCGAGAACGAGTTCTGCCCGGTGTTCTGGGCCCGGACCACCGACGTCCCCGACCCCGACCCGGCCGAGGTCGCCGAGGTCGCGTGGACCGGGTGGGGCGACCTGGTCGTGCTCGCGGAGCGCACCCCCTGGACCCTGAGCCCGTGGGCGGTCGAGCAGATCCCACGGATGGACGCCGCGTTCGGGGGTGCTCCGACGGCCTGA
- a CDS encoding VWA domain-containing protein, giving the protein MPNRPDQPGDPEFRVEIDQNRFLPIGGSEVHAVVSVTSNSPILVGTSVRASEVIIVDTSGSMYGEKLNAAKQAARAAIEALRDGVSFAVVAGHRTAQMIYPPDQRLVKVDAETRAEALAAVGTLRADGGTRMGTWLTRAAELFTPVDEGIKHAILLTDGQNNELPAEFERVLRRVAGTFVCDCRGVGTDWKVDELRRIDAALLGGGPGIIADPADMAADFRAMAQASMGKSVADVALRLWTPHNALVRYVKQVAPTVQDLSGRAVERVAQAGDYPTGSWGTESRDYHVCVEVPPGDPGRQLRAGWVRVVIPGEHGIDDHVLASGNILAEWTADEARATEINPRVAHYTGQVELAQAIQEGLAARRDGDEDVATTRLGRAVALAHESGNEETAKLLERVVDVIDPVSGTVRLRPTVDKVDEMTLDTNSTRTVRTRPRPSGEAPGESPGPG; this is encoded by the coding sequence GTGCCGAACAGGCCTGATCAACCGGGCGATCCGGAGTTTCGCGTCGAGATCGACCAGAACAGGTTCCTCCCCATCGGCGGGAGCGAGGTGCACGCCGTCGTCAGCGTCACCTCCAACAGCCCGATCCTGGTGGGGACGTCCGTTCGCGCCTCCGAGGTGATCATCGTCGACACCTCGGGCTCCATGTACGGCGAGAAGCTCAACGCGGCCAAGCAGGCGGCCCGCGCCGCCATCGAGGCCCTGCGCGACGGCGTCAGCTTCGCGGTGGTCGCCGGGCACCGGACCGCGCAGATGATCTATCCCCCCGACCAGCGGCTGGTGAAGGTCGACGCCGAGACCCGGGCCGAGGCGCTGGCGGCGGTCGGCACCCTGCGGGCGGACGGCGGGACGCGCATGGGGACCTGGCTCACCCGCGCGGCGGAGCTGTTCACACCGGTGGACGAGGGCATCAAGCACGCCATCCTGCTGACCGACGGGCAGAACAACGAGCTGCCCGCAGAGTTCGAGCGGGTGCTGCGGCGGGTCGCCGGGACCTTCGTCTGCGACTGCCGCGGCGTGGGGACCGACTGGAAGGTCGACGAGCTGCGCCGGATCGACGCCGCACTGCTCGGCGGCGGCCCCGGCATCATCGCCGACCCCGCCGACATGGCCGCGGACTTCCGCGCGATGGCGCAGGCCTCCATGGGCAAGTCGGTGGCCGACGTCGCCCTGCGCCTGTGGACGCCGCACAACGCCCTGGTGCGCTACGTCAAGCAGGTCGCGCCCACGGTCCAGGACCTCAGCGGCCGCGCCGTGGAGAGGGTCGCCCAGGCGGGCGACTACCCCACCGGTTCCTGGGGGACGGAGAGCCGCGACTACCACGTGTGCGTGGAGGTGCCCCCGGGCGACCCGGGCCGGCAGCTGCGCGCGGGGTGGGTGCGGGTCGTCATCCCCGGTGAGCACGGCATCGACGACCACGTCCTGGCCTCGGGGAACATCCTGGCGGAATGGACCGCCGACGAGGCCAGGGCGACGGAGATCAACCCCAGGGTCGCCCACTACACCGGCCAGGTGGAGCTGGCCCAGGCCATCCAGGAAGGGCTGGCCGCCCGTCGCGACGGTGACGAGGACGTCGCCACCACACGGCTCGGACGGGCGGTCGCGCTCGCCCACGAGTCGGGCAACGAGGAGACCGCGAAGCTGCTGGAACGGGTGGTCGACGTCATCGACCCCGTCTCCGGCACGGTCCGCCTCAGGCCCACCGTAGACAAGGTCGACGAGATGACGCTCGACACCAACTCGACCCGAACCGTACGGACCCGCCCCCGCCCGTCGGGGGAGGCGCCCGGCGAATCCCCCGGACCCGGGTAG
- a CDS encoding HAD family hydrolase, producing MTDAPSPVSRRPDALAFDVLDTLFPLAPLEWRFRAAGIPRVLMTRWSDHLLRDAFALALLDGAHTFEDVARGALRDITGHQIAPAAEDAIIEGMSELPERREAADALAAARGAGLRVVTLGNGDDGPTTALMARSGLDALVDGVLSCAAPSSWKPSATPYLAAAEALDLEPDRLALVTAHGWDVAGGSRAGLVTGWSAHLEGRFPSVFTPPDVNGRDLFEVVDGLLALK from the coding sequence ATGACCGACGCCCCCTCTCCCGTATCCCGCCGACCGGACGCACTCGCCTTCGACGTCCTCGACACGCTCTTCCCGCTCGCCCCGCTGGAGTGGCGCTTCCGCGCGGCCGGCATCCCCCGTGTCCTCATGACCCGCTGGAGCGACCACCTGTTGAGGGACGCGTTCGCCCTCGCCCTCCTGGACGGCGCCCACACCTTCGAGGACGTGGCCCGGGGCGCGCTCCGCGACATCACCGGCCACCAGATCGCCCCGGCCGCGGAGGACGCGATCATCGAGGGGATGTCCGAGCTCCCGGAGCGCCGCGAGGCCGCCGACGCGCTGGCCGCCGCGCGCGGGGCCGGACTCAGGGTGGTGACGCTGGGCAACGGCGACGACGGCCCCACCACCGCGCTCATGGCGAGGTCGGGCCTGGACGCGCTGGTCGACGGCGTCCTGAGCTGCGCCGCGCCGAGCAGTTGGAAGCCCTCCGCCACCCCGTACCTGGCCGCGGCCGAGGCGCTGGACCTCGAACCCGACCGCCTCGCCCTGGTCACCGCGCACGGCTGGGACGTGGCGGGCGGCTCACGGGCGGGGCTGGTCACCGGCTGGTCGGCCCATCTGGAGGGCCGCTTCCCCTCGGTGTTCACCCCGCCGGACGTGAACGGCCGGGACCTGTTCGAGGTCGTGGACGGGCTCCTCGCCCTCAAGTGA
- a CDS encoding PP2C family serine/threonine-protein phosphatase, whose translation MTVVRTCPACSDTVAAGDVYCEGCGRTLPEDVREARDTDAVATAPQESLADHARPGLVSGDGAPTAPQVSLGGLALGESLPGDSEWDAVDAMATQPVRRAQRPAGTPAPAPARVAPEWPPPATGSTPVQPTNPDLCVWCPGTVLDGYCEKCGFLQPTGRDHVEVRTRSAVGVSDRGLRHRRNEDAMAIRVIDADDPRAPGSVVAVVCDGVSSSPRSDEASRITAETGATVLAERLRQGEDPRAATGAAMTRAAEAVAGIAESPSSAPACTYVSAVVDPGTGTTTIGWVGDSRAYWLSGAPTASASALLTKDDSWSEAMVQAGALSREEAMRSANAHALIAWMGADSGEIDAHISTVTPTGPGAVVLCSDGLWNYYPEAQALTDAVPGAGADPHAAARTYVSLALQAGGKDNITVVVIPVPTAQGGHRAEQA comes from the coding sequence ATGACCGTGGTGCGTACCTGCCCCGCCTGCTCGGACACGGTGGCCGCCGGTGACGTCTATTGCGAAGGGTGCGGACGCACCCTGCCGGAGGACGTGCGGGAGGCCCGCGACACCGACGCGGTGGCCACGGCTCCTCAGGAGAGCCTGGCGGACCACGCGCGGCCCGGGCTCGTCTCCGGCGACGGCGCCCCCACCGCGCCCCAGGTGAGCCTGGGCGGCCTGGCACTGGGCGAGAGCCTGCCGGGCGACTCCGAGTGGGACGCGGTCGACGCCATGGCCACCCAGCCCGTACGGCGTGCCCAGCGGCCCGCGGGGACCCCCGCGCCGGCCCCGGCGCGGGTGGCGCCCGAGTGGCCGCCCCCGGCCACCGGCAGCACTCCCGTGCAGCCGACCAACCCGGACCTGTGCGTCTGGTGCCCGGGGACCGTTCTGGACGGCTACTGCGAGAAGTGCGGCTTCCTCCAGCCCACCGGTCGCGACCACGTCGAGGTACGCACCCGGTCCGCGGTCGGCGTGAGCGACCGGGGGCTGCGGCACCGGCGCAACGAGGACGCCATGGCGATCCGGGTGATCGACGCCGACGACCCCCGGGCCCCGGGCTCGGTCGTGGCCGTGGTCTGCGACGGCGTGTCCAGCTCGCCGCGCTCGGACGAGGCCTCCCGGATCACGGCCGAGACGGGGGCCACGGTCCTCGCCGAGCGGCTGCGCCAGGGGGAGGACCCCCGCGCGGCCACCGGAGCGGCCATGACTCGCGCCGCCGAGGCGGTGGCCGGGATCGCCGAGTCGCCCAGCTCCGCGCCGGCCTGCACGTACGTCTCAGCCGTGGTCGACCCCGGCACCGGCACGACGACGATCGGGTGGGTGGGCGACAGCCGCGCGTACTGGCTCTCCGGCGCGCCCACGGCCAGCGCCTCCGCGCTGCTCACCAAGGACGACTCCTGGAGCGAGGCCATGGTGCAGGCCGGGGCGCTCTCGCGGGAGGAGGCGATGAGGTCGGCCAACGCGCACGCCCTCATCGCCTGGATGGGCGCCGACTCCGGCGAGATCGACGCGCACATCTCCACCGTGACCCCGACCGGCCCGGGCGCCGTCGTCCTGTGCAGCGACGGACTCTGGAACTACTACCCCGAGGCACAGGCCCTGACCGACGCCGTTCCCGGGGCGGGAGCGGACCCCCACGCCGCCGCCCGCACCTACGTCAGCCTGGCCCTGCAGGCCGGGGGCAAGGACAACATCACCGTCGTCGTCATTCCCGTACCCACCGCGCAAGGGGGTCACCGTGCCGAACAGGCCTGA